The Spirosoma radiotolerans genome has a window encoding:
- a CDS encoding DUF4190 domain-containing protein has product MQTLTPRSIAVFFVALLTFVGTMSCQRASTAYLAPTYHPAAQRLAVNPPAPKPLADSLLTASLQDEVPLSTKPAWAASTEPVLASTVESAISQPAVRHASKRARLAKPVPPQCDQIVLRNGDVIEAKIKEVGVNEIKYKKCERPDGPDYTISKRDVLSIKYSTGDVERFTSAANPSTSRSSGGGTSYNSPTNSQDDGPRTDPFAIVSIATGGLAILTGYGAFLLGAAAIVFGALSLTRIRKEPGRFKGKGLALGGMIAGLVSAAVILLYVLF; this is encoded by the coding sequence ATGCAAACGCTGACTCCCCGTTCGATTGCTGTTTTCTTCGTTGCTCTACTGACGTTTGTTGGCACAATGTCCTGCCAACGGGCTTCCACCGCTTACCTGGCACCTACCTACCACCCGGCTGCCCAACGGCTGGCGGTCAATCCGCCTGCCCCAAAGCCATTGGCTGACTCGTTGCTGACGGCCTCCCTACAAGATGAGGTGCCTCTGTCAACGAAACCCGCTTGGGCAGCATCGACAGAGCCCGTTCTCGCGTCCACTGTTGAATCGGCCATTAGCCAGCCTGCGGTTCGGCATGCCTCGAAGCGGGCGCGTTTGGCAAAACCCGTTCCGCCCCAATGCGATCAGATCGTGCTTCGTAATGGCGATGTCATTGAGGCCAAAATAAAGGAAGTGGGCGTCAATGAGATCAAGTATAAAAAATGTGAGCGGCCCGACGGTCCAGACTACACCATTTCCAAGCGGGATGTACTCAGTATCAAATATTCGACTGGCGATGTAGAGCGCTTTACTTCGGCGGCCAATCCATCGACCAGCCGTTCATCGGGTGGCGGAACATCGTATAACAGCCCGACCAATTCGCAGGATGACGGCCCGCGCACGGATCCCTTCGCCATCGTTTCCATTGCTACCGGCGGACTCGCTATACTGACCGGCTATGGGGCTTTCTTGTTGGGGGCTGCTGCCATTGTATTTGGCGCGTTGAGCCTGACCCGCATTCGCAAAGAACCAGGGCGCTTTAAGGGCAAAGGACTCGCCCTGGGTGGTATGATCGCCGGGCTGGTTTCGGCCGCCGTCATTCTGCTGTACGTATTGTTTTAA
- a CDS encoding Crp/Fnr family transcriptional regulator produces MSDQLIQHIRKNVNIQVGDEPAILSYFRPLHVGKKQNLLEAGQPCTAHYFVLKGCLRLFFLNEKGTEQTTQFAIENWWLTDYMAFQNQQRTDFTIQAVEQTDVLAIDFQRQEQLLAQFPQMERYFRLLYQRAYAASQLRTKYLYDFSREDLYLHFVKNFPEFTQRVPQYLLASFLGFTPEYLSEIRKKRS; encoded by the coding sequence ATGTCAGACCAGCTGATTCAGCATATCAGAAAAAATGTAAACATCCAGGTAGGTGATGAACCCGCTATTCTAAGCTATTTCCGACCGCTGCATGTCGGCAAGAAGCAAAATTTACTGGAAGCCGGCCAGCCGTGTACAGCCCATTATTTTGTTCTGAAAGGCTGCTTACGGCTGTTCTTCCTGAACGAAAAAGGAACCGAACAAACTACCCAATTTGCCATCGAAAACTGGTGGTTAACAGACTACATGGCTTTTCAAAACCAGCAACGCACAGACTTCACAATTCAGGCAGTCGAACAAACCGATGTCTTAGCCATTGATTTCCAGCGGCAGGAGCAACTGCTGGCCCAGTTTCCCCAAATGGAACGCTATTTTCGACTACTCTATCAGCGAGCGTACGCGGCTTCTCAACTACGAACAAAGTATTTGTACGATTTCTCGCGGGAGGATCTCTATCTCCACTTTGTGAAAAACTTCCCCGAGTTTACGCAGCGCGTTCCTCAATACCTGCTGGCCTCGTTTCTGGGCTTCACCCCCGAATATTTAAGTGAGATCAGAAAAAAGCGTTCTTAA
- a CDS encoding carboxymuconolactone decarboxylase family protein: METRIQIQTIQPQAYKAMYALEGYLQTSQLTKTHKELIKIRASQINGCAFCLAMHTKDALKAGETAERIFLLSAWKETRLFTEEEKVVLALTEEITLIQNHGVADTTYQRALETFDETYLAQLIMAIVTINAWNRIAISTRLEPYPAA; this comes from the coding sequence ATGGAAACGCGGATTCAAATTCAAACGATTCAGCCACAGGCCTATAAAGCTATGTATGCTTTAGAAGGTTATTTGCAGACCAGCCAATTAACAAAGACGCATAAGGAACTCATCAAGATCAGGGCGTCGCAGATAAACGGTTGCGCATTCTGTCTGGCTATGCATACCAAAGATGCCCTGAAAGCCGGGGAGACCGCTGAGCGCATTTTTCTGCTGAGCGCCTGGAAAGAAACTCGCCTGTTTACGGAAGAAGAGAAAGTAGTTCTGGCCCTAACGGAAGAGATTACGCTCATTCAGAATCATGGCGTAGCTGATACTACTTACCAACGGGCCCTGGAGACCTTTGATGAGACCTACCTCGCCCAACTCATTATGGCCATTGTGACGATAAACGCCTGGAACCGGATTGCAATAAGCACTCGACTGGAGCCGTATCCGGCAGCTTGA
- a CDS encoding DUF3347 domain-containing protein gives MKTIQVTIAALGLTLVSLVTSAQTTAPALTAYYQVKDALVATDAAKAKLGATALVAALGKVDAAKFTAADKKALATAKTKAASISKSTSVDAQREQFNGLSSSMIALAKATKPAKTYVQFCPMAADGKGASWLSDKREVRNPYYGNKMLTCGSVKEEI, from the coding sequence ATGAAAACGATTCAAGTAACCATAGCTGCCCTGGGCCTGACGCTTGTCTCGCTGGTCACTTCAGCGCAGACAACGGCCCCGGCCCTCACGGCTTATTATCAGGTTAAAGATGCCTTAGTGGCAACGGATGCAGCTAAAGCCAAACTAGGCGCAACGGCTTTAGTCGCGGCTCTGGGTAAAGTGGATGCGGCCAAATTTACAGCGGCTGATAAAAAGGCACTGGCAACGGCTAAAACCAAAGCGGCCTCTATCAGCAAAAGTACCAGTGTGGACGCGCAGCGTGAACAGTTTAATGGGCTTTCTTCCAGCATGATTGCGCTGGCAAAAGCCACCAAACCTGCCAAAACCTACGTGCAGTTCTGTCCGATGGCGGCCGATGGCAAAGGCGCGTCGTGGCTCAGCGACAAGCGTGAAGTCCGGAATCCCTACTACGGCAACAAAATGCTGACGTGCGGATCGGTGAAAGAGGAAATCTAA
- a CDS encoding DUF4269 domain-containing protein → MSIDFDTLDYLKAGNDRQKQAYSVLTNHKVMEKLNRFTPILVGTIPINIAIETSDLDIICYWTDKQTFYTAILDSFQHQTGFRIRDYALYGTDCVVATFRIDTVEIEIFGQPIPTRQQMAYRHMLIEHKLLTERGEIFRQQIIDLKRQGYKTEPAFGKLLGFQMDPYEELLTYESP, encoded by the coding sequence ATGAGCATAGATTTTGACACATTAGACTATCTGAAAGCGGGAAACGACCGGCAAAAACAAGCGTATTCAGTACTGACGAACCATAAAGTTATGGAAAAACTGAACCGGTTTACTCCTATTCTGGTCGGTACTATTCCTATCAATATTGCTATTGAGACCAGTGACCTCGACATCATCTGTTACTGGACTGACAAACAAACGTTTTACACGGCCATCCTCGATTCATTTCAGCACCAGACCGGATTCCGCATTCGCGACTATGCCCTATACGGCACTGATTGTGTGGTGGCTACCTTCAGGATTGATACCGTTGAAATCGAAATTTTTGGGCAACCTATTCCTACCCGACAACAGATGGCTTACCGCCATATGCTCATCGAACATAAGTTGTTAACGGAGCGGGGAGAGATTTTCCGGCAACAGATCATTGACCTTAAACGGCAGGGCTATAAAACGGAACCTGCCTTTGGCAAATTACTTGGTTTTCAGATGGATCCCTATGAAGAATTGCTCACCTATGAAAGCCCGTAG
- a CDS encoding T9SS type A sorting domain-containing protein: MKALIKPLLVAFSLTLVSLSSSFANAAVSPSKADSTVAAAYKSGMYTTTEGKLNIAIEKQTSGTVEIRMTNSAGKELFAQRVGKRQKIARLRLDVSALPDGVYQVSISNGVDTTVNNITLATQQPSLAARQIALN; the protein is encoded by the coding sequence ATGAAAGCCCTCATCAAACCCCTGCTCGTTGCCTTTTCCTTAACGCTGGTTAGTCTTTCCTCTTCGTTTGCGAACGCTGCCGTTAGCCCATCGAAAGCTGATTCAACGGTAGCTGCGGCTTATAAAAGCGGGATGTACACCACCACCGAAGGTAAACTCAACATCGCTATCGAAAAACAGACCAGCGGAACTGTCGAGATTCGTATGACCAACAGCGCCGGAAAAGAACTCTTTGCCCAACGGGTGGGAAAACGCCAGAAAATTGCCCGCCTGCGGCTGGATGTAAGTGCGTTGCCCGATGGCGTCTATCAGGTGTCCATCAGCAATGGCGTCGATACGACCGTTAACAATATTACACTCGCCACCCAGCAGCCTAGCCTGGCAGCCCGACAAATCGCCCTGAACTAG
- a CDS encoding response regulator — protein MKTKILLVDDEVDLEVLFRQRFRQSIQNGTYEFVFAQDGRQALRLLEEQPDIDLLLSDINMPGMDGLTLLDRLQHINPMVRTVMITAYGDMTTIRTAMNRGAFDFITKPINFEDLEATIQKTSRYVHQLRETQELKAVDAMKTRFFTNITHELRSPLSLIISPVDKLLEAPDLSVPLQQQLLTVRRNARQILRLLNQLLAINQLEARQVELVEQVGDLPGFVGQVVDLFKPSADIKQLALVYQTDMPTGYYRFDAGKWETILANLLTNAIQFTPTGTITVSLYQTSAGARLSVRDTGIGITAHKLPHVFDRYYEGDNQRIRANDSTGISLSLVRELTLRLGGQITVQSQVDGPPGTSGTEFVLELPLQRTNENETAPAVASPSLLVDLPTLPATPASANPSGTAEAPPLVLVIEDNPELREFMVAELATTYRVRSAANGYDGWVLAKEELPSIIITDLMMPRLDGYALIERLKADPVTDHIPLVLLSASAGDSHRLKGLALGADDYLTKPFHLDELRLRLRNLLSRQQRLQEHYRQQLAQPDSTTPLQTVSDQFLRKLYTLIDEHLDDSTLSVEWLADELAMSRKALYLKVHNLTHLSPVELIRQYRLRKAIDLLRLGHSAAETAYLVGFETPSYFTKVFREFYKQTPTAYVKG, from the coding sequence ATGAAGACCAAAATACTCCTGGTAGATGACGAAGTCGATCTGGAAGTTCTCTTTCGACAACGTTTCCGCCAATCCATTCAGAACGGCACCTACGAGTTTGTTTTTGCGCAGGATGGCCGGCAGGCGCTGCGTTTGCTGGAAGAGCAACCCGATATTGATCTTTTATTGAGCGATATCAATATGCCCGGCATGGATGGCCTTACCTTGCTGGACCGGCTGCAGCACATCAATCCGATGGTGCGTACCGTGATGATTACGGCCTATGGCGATATGACGACCATTCGGACCGCCATGAACCGTGGCGCGTTCGACTTCATTACCAAGCCCATTAATTTCGAAGACCTCGAAGCCACTATCCAGAAGACCAGCCGCTACGTTCACCAACTGCGTGAAACGCAGGAACTGAAGGCTGTCGATGCGATGAAGACGCGTTTTTTTACCAACATCACGCACGAACTACGGTCGCCGTTGTCGCTTATCATTTCCCCGGTCGACAAGCTTCTGGAAGCTCCCGATTTATCGGTTCCCCTGCAGCAGCAGTTGCTTACGGTTCGGCGCAATGCCCGGCAAATACTGCGTCTGCTCAACCAGTTGCTGGCCATTAACCAACTTGAAGCCCGGCAGGTGGAGCTCGTCGAGCAAGTGGGCGACTTGCCCGGTTTTGTCGGGCAGGTGGTCGACTTGTTTAAGCCTTCAGCCGATATCAAGCAACTGGCGCTGGTCTACCAAACGGATATGCCTACAGGATACTACCGGTTCGATGCGGGCAAGTGGGAAACAATTCTCGCTAATTTGCTCACGAATGCGATCCAGTTTACGCCCACCGGTACCATTACTGTTTCGCTTTACCAGACGTCTGCCGGGGCCCGCTTATCTGTGCGCGATACAGGTATTGGGATTACGGCCCATAAACTTCCCCATGTCTTTGACCGCTATTACGAGGGGGATAACCAACGTATTCGGGCCAACGATAGCACGGGCATTAGCCTCTCGCTGGTGCGTGAACTTACCTTACGGCTGGGTGGCCAGATAACCGTCCAGAGTCAGGTCGATGGCCCACCAGGTACGTCTGGGACGGAGTTTGTGCTGGAACTGCCCCTCCAGCGGACGAATGAGAATGAGACGGCTCCGGCGGTTGCATCGCCCTCGTTGCTCGTCGATTTGCCGACGCTCCCCGCAACACCCGCGTCTGCCAACCCATCGGGCACGGCCGAGGCACCACCGTTGGTTTTGGTGATCGAAGACAACCCCGAACTGCGGGAATTTATGGTGGCGGAGCTGGCCACTACCTACCGGGTTCGATCAGCGGCCAACGGCTACGACGGCTGGGTACTGGCCAAAGAGGAACTGCCTTCGATCATCATTACGGATCTAATGATGCCTCGTCTGGACGGCTACGCCCTGATTGAGCGCCTGAAGGCCGACCCCGTAACCGACCACATTCCGCTAGTGCTCTTATCGGCCAGCGCGGGCGACTCCCACCGGCTAAAGGGTCTGGCGCTGGGCGCCGACGATTATTTAACAAAACCCTTTCATCTGGACGAGCTCCGGTTGCGGTTACGAAACTTGTTGAGTCGGCAGCAGCGGCTACAGGAACATTACCGCCAGCAACTGGCCCAACCCGATAGCACTACGCCGTTGCAGACGGTGAGCGATCAGTTTCTGCGTAAGTTGTATACACTCATCGACGAGCATCTGGACGACTCGACCTTGAGCGTCGAATGGCTGGCCGACGAGCTGGCCATGAGCCGCAAAGCATTGTACCTGAAAGTACACAACCTGACCCATCTGTCGCCCGTTGAGTTGATCCGTCAGTATCGATTACGCAAAGCCATCGATCTGTTGCGGTTGGGGCATAGTGCGGCCGAAACGGCTTATCTGGTGGGCTTTGAAACGCCATCCTACTTCACCAAGGTCTTTCGGGAGTTTTACAAACAGACCCCGACGGCTTACGTCAAGGGGTGA